In Cyprinus carpio isolate SPL01 chromosome A5, ASM1834038v1, whole genome shotgun sequence, the sequence tctgtggttaacacaatatcaatatattttcacGCTTTATTCTATGAactaaaatacatcagtaataccccttttattttacttgtttagcctttacttgtcttgaaaaaggtggTTACTAACCAGTGGCTAAATAAAACTACAGAGGTTGTCAGGGCCTTGTCTACCAAGCAGTCCGCTTTCACAACCtttttgtgtttataatcacTTGCAAACTATTTAACTCCGACTTTCAgggcaaatgtaaaaaaaaaaaataaatactgctgTCAGAAGCTTAGTGATGGTGGCAATGAAGCCATGCAACtgtggtgtagtttgtttatagcaaACGTTTAGCTCTTTATTTCTGCCAACTACATTTAGGTTTCAAACCTTAAGAATTATATTAATTTGTGAAGATTAGCACGATGAATCATAAACACAGAGCtaattttctgcaataatccaaaagccaatggataTTAGCAAAGTGTCATAAaggcataaaaagtaaaaaataagaagaagaagaagaagaagaagaagaagaagaagaagaagaagaagaatgcattgttcaccaaaaagattttttttaaaaaagatttcagtgaattatgactttcagtctgttcctcatacAAAACTACTGTATggttatattaaaacattttggatATGTCATACTACctttttagtacttttttgtaatttttgaaatTAGACAGCCAGAGCTGGTTTTCACTTTATGTGAAAAACTGCAGGCATTTAGTTAAGTAAAGTTACCTTTGTATTCCAAGTAAGAAAGTACAACataaggatgaaaaaaaaaaaagattttttgactAATTGTCAATACCTTTTTCCTGGAAGTGTAAAATGATGGCAGCATGGATAGGAGTCACTGTGAGGTTTGCGATGGTTCTGTCCTCCAGCTCCACATCCAGCGTAACAGAACCCAGGTGAGGCTTCCATCTCAAAGTCCTCATGgcctacaaaataaaaaataaaaagaaaaaagatacgGCTTTATGCATTTTCAACAGAACActggaataaagaaaaaaaaaaacaggtgagcATCATCACTGGCATGATTCAGAAATCTGTGTTTGGTCAGCAACATAATATCTGGgtcataaaacaaaacactgcGCTGGGAGTACCTTGAGTTTTTCAAAGCGGTGTGTGTAGTCCTCCATGGCTTTAGAGATGACTGAAGGCAGTTCCATCTTCTCGTCCTTCAGCTGGGGCCAGAACTCAGATGAGATGATCATGGCAGACAGTGGTAAAGTAGACTGCTCCTCTACAGGAAGACGACTCTCTTCCTCACGGATATTAGTGTTGATCCGCCGAGAGTCTGCTACATCCTgcagagaaagacagacacatTCAATATAAATAGCACACATAATGCAAGTAAATCAATTCAAAGTCACATATTATAATAACAGGATGAATGATAAACAAGAGACGTGAATTTGTGGACCGGAGCTGCGAAGAGCATACCTTTAGCATCACTTCACAGTAATGCATGTGGGACTCGCCAAACCTCAGTTTCAGCAGCTCTACATTGCGAATCTCTCTATAAACACAGAGGTACTATATACATTATTAACATGGTTAACAAATATCACTTCTTATTCTTGTTTGCTTTAAAGTGCCATGTCATGATGATTTtagtttggtcacactttattttaaggtccaattctcactattaactaactattaactacgacttttgccttaTTGAGACAAattcctaattactgcttattaatagttagtaaggaagttgttaagtttaggcattgggtaggattaatggaatatggtcatgcagaatatgtgctttacaagtactaataaaaagccaatattctagtaatatgcgtgttaataagcaattagttaacagtgagaattatTCCCTAAACTGAAGTGTTACCTTTAATTTTTCTTGATCTTTAATTATAGATCATGACACTATGAAAACTATTAGAACTGAAAACTTCTTCCCCAGTCTTTTTGCTAGGCTGAAACCAGgttgtaaaaataaatctgcaattTTCTCACAGatgaataaatttacatttatgcatttgcgaGATATTTATCTAATGTGACTTGCAGTGCATTTAAGGTATACATTTGTACATTCATACGTTACATTCCTTGGGAATTTGAACACCCACAtttaaacatcaacaacaactacttttatttctcatttaaagTAAATCCAATTTCCACACATTtcttaacatttgaaaaaagcaGTCTATAAAAAGAGAGCTTATCAACAGTCAATtaaactttaatgaaaaaaaggtctttattataagatttaaaaataatattttaaatatatttcattatatttgaaaaattcaatttatttattttacttttatttgttattaatatttatgtattgaaTTTCTacgtatttgtattttttttctttgtaaagagGCTGTTATTGAAGCTAACTATTTTGGACTAAGTTTGAGTGTGTAAGGTGGGTTACCTGGCTGTGTTGTAGTTGAGCTGATGCAGAAGTCGGTCGGCCAGTACAGTCTTGTACTCATTAATGAAGATCTCTTTACTTCCGTAAATGCTGACCAGCAGACTGATGATGTCAGATGAGCGCCGTTTAGAGCCGGTTTTATCTACAGTGGCAATGAGAGAGAGCTGAAATGTGGATTACCTGTTAGGACCCAAATTTCTGTGACTGCAGACTGTATTGAATGTATTCTGCACACATACCAGTGGCTGGtacatcctgaaaaaaatgtattgagtttcaacaaaaataaaaaacattaacctGTAAGAGCATCAGTGGGATCTGGGGTCCAGTCCTCTGGATCACTCCCCTCATCTTCACTATCCTGTGTCTCCAAGGTAACAGGGTCAGCTCGAGAGAGCTCATTGGCTAGATCAGTACAACCCTCTGTGTCACCCGTCAGACTGCCCACTATCTGACGCACAGTGTCCTCACGTGTTCTGTAATTCCCAACATTACAACAAAGGATTGACTACTTCAGAAATGGAACTGGTTTACAAAAAATCTTGAAACACACGTCCCCAGTGCAATTGACAAACCTGAGATATTTCCGAATGGGTTGACAGGCCACTTGCAAGATCACCATAGAGGGGTCAAGCTCTCTTAGAGCTTTAATGGCAGAGATGTAAACAGTGATAATGTCAGATGTGTGGACTCctgaagtgggaaaaaaaaaccaTGATGAATGTCAAATTTTCACACAAGTATTTAGCAGTTGTGAAAACGGACTGAATCACTGACCTGGATGCAGCAGTCGTGTTTCAAAGGCTGATTTGAGGGAAGCAAGAAGCTGTTGTCTCTGATTGGTCCGTTCCAGACAGAACTTAAGATCCTCAATGGCAGGAATAGACTCTGGAAAATCTGCAAcaattaagcagaaaaaaaattatttccaatgAAACAACCAAGATGAGATTACAGGTAGTATGCTACATCAATGGAGTTCTCACCTCGTATGATGCTGAAAAGCTCCTCGATCCTCATGTTAACATAGATACGGCAGAAGAACTGGTGCATGTGACAGTGCCAGCGCTGGAGGAGAGCATTGGCTGGCTGACCTGTTGTGCCATCTGAAGGGGTGACATCGTTGCCCACCTCTTCCACCTTACTGGCAAACACCCTGCTCAGCCATCCCAAAACCTGCCCCAACCACTGGAAACGCAGAGCGTCAATAAGACTTAACACAATTTCTTAATTAACATTACTTTAAATAGACCCTTTAAGCTTgagtattaaaatgtaaaaacaaaaacaaatccatcatattCGTGAAGCCAATAAGCTAAAAAGCTTGCTTATGTTCAGAAATGAAAACCAATGACTAAGAACATTTAATCAATTTACATTATGATtgtggtagcactttattttacattcatatacaggtccttctcaaaaaattagcatattgtgaaaaagttcattattttccataatgtaatgataaaaattaaactttcatatattttagattcattgcacaccaactgaaatatttcagttgtttttattgttttaatactgatgattttggcatacagctcatgaaaacgccaaaattcctatctcaaaaaattagcatatcatgaaaaggttctctaaacgagctattaacctaatcatctgaatcaactaattaactctaaacacctgcaaaagattcctgaggcttttaaaaactcccagcctggttcattactcaaaaccgcaatcatgggtaagactgccgacctgactgctgtccagaaggccatcattgacaccctctagcgagagggtaagacacagaaagaaatttctgaacgaataggctgttcccagagtgttgtatcaaggcacctcagtgggaagtctgtgggaaggaaaaagtgtggcaaaaaacgctgcacaacgagaagaggtgaccggaccctgaggaagattgtggagaaggaccgattccagacgttgggggacctgcggaagcagtggactgagtctggagtagaaacatccagagccaccgtgcacaggcgtgtgcttttgaaccagaaacagcggcagaagcgcctgacctgggctacagagaagcagcactggactgttgctcagtggtccaaagtactttttctgatcggatgaaagcaaattttgcatgtcattcggaaatcaaggtgccagagtctggaggaagactggggagaaggaaatgccaaaatgcctgaagtccagtgtcaagtacccacagtcagtgatggtctggggtgccatgtcagctgctggtgtttggtccactgtgtttttatcaagggcagggtcaatgcagctagctatcgggagattttggagcacttcatgcttccatctgctgaaaagctttatggagatgaagatttcgtttttcagcacgacctggcacctgctcacagtgccaaaaaccactggtaaatggttaaCTGagcatggtattactgtgctcaattggcctgccaactctcctgacctgagccccatagagaatctgtgggatattgtgaagagaaagttgagagatgcaagacccaacactctggatgagcttaaggccgctgtcgaagcatcctgggcctccataacacctcagcagtgccacaggctgattgcctccatgccacgccgcattgaagcagtcatttctgcaaaaggattcccgaccaagtattgagtgcataactgaacataattatttgaaggctgactttttttgtataaaaaaacacttttcttttattggtcggatgaaatatgctaattttttgagatagggaattttgggttttcatgagctgtatgccaaaatcatcagtattaaaacaataaaagacctgaaatatttcagttggtgtgcaatgaatctaaaataaatgaaagtttaatttttatcattacattatggaaaataatgaactttttcacaatatgctaattttttgagaaggacctgtattatgtACTTACAGTAGTTATTACAATAATTGGGTAACAACTAAGTAATAGGCCTGACCCTAACCTTGAAGCTTACTTCAGCTTAAACTAGTCACCTTATATAACTCAGTACTTTCTTGGTTAATTACTATAAGAACACTTTATatgtacataaattaaaatgaagtgcAACTATGATGCTTTTGACTTACTGTTTCTTAATCCTTGTGCATAATTATAAGCATCAACATTCTAAGGcatcatataaaattaaataatgtattctGCTATGTAATAGGATGAAAGGTGTGTACATCATTGAAGTCTGTGAGAAAAGAGCTCTCGTATTCTCCCCTGCAGCGCTGCTCCATCCTCTGCTCTATCAGCTTGTGCAGGATGCTGGTCACAGCCTCCGAGCTCACACGTTCCAACAGCTGTAGTCTGGAGCTGAAATCACAAAAGACATTAATGAAGGCATTATATACCCTAACAATATACCTCTCCAACAAAGTGAAGTGTATATcacatgatatgcaaattttctgtatgagttgaataatgtaaaaaatgcagTGAGCTCAACTTGACCTTCTGTAGCATCTCTTGACTCATTTGATCAGACTGTGATAACATGTCATAAgagtttacaataaaaaaatacaaagaaagagaaagaaaaacttttctctcagatgtttatttttgttgatatCTTAATCATCTTCTCCTTTTTCATGgaattttgattaatataaacaagaaaattatatCACACTGATAAATATCATgtaatatttgatacatttttggtAATCAAgtgaattttttgtatttactaCTTCTTGTATGATACCTTTTTGTAGGACACATTTGTATAATGGATACTAGATTTGATAAATAGTTCTCCTGTGGATAcgtaatgacaacatttttttgtaaaaataattttcactgatGCATCTGATATTCTTCCAAATGTTATTGTTATGCAGTAATAGCTTCTCTTGCTGGACATCTCTTTAAAGGTGTCAAATGTGAATACTGCATGATGTTACaatctattttaaaaagctaGTAAGCAGTAAACAGCATGTCCTGTGTAATACGCAGCATGCTAGGATTCCATTCCAAACATTGACACAATTTGACTTCCACAGACATACATAACTCTTACACCACAGCAACATTATGTAAGTAATGACCAAACAACAAAGGAAAGGGCAACATCTGTAGAATTATCAGAACGGTGCTTCTTTTGAACTCACAGTATGTGGCTGAGATCTTGAAGCTGCTCTAGAGCTTCTAGACACCAACACAGGTGAGGGAGGGTGGCACAGCCTGGGCACAAACCACCTTCATCGTGTTCCGCTGTGCCCTCCTCCGCCTCCACAGCTTCCCCTGCCTGACTCATGTGTACGGAGAATGTGCGGCTGTAAAACTCCAACACACGCTCGTGCAGCACAGGTGGAGGAGAGAACAGTAGAATGGCACGAATGACAGAGAAAGCTCTCTCAGTCAGACCATGGGCTCCTGAACCAGACAAACCCCCACAGCTCTCATCCTGCCATGAGCCCAGTCTCTCAAGACCAccgaaaaataaaaaagggaaagaaagaatAACACAGTAGACTCAAGAAACAACAGACGGTATCAATCTCACAAAGAAAAATCAGGCcccctaaaaatctaaattataaataaatacattaagacATCAAAACTTTTTAGATTTCACATTATGGGAATTGAAAATTTAAGGAAACAAAATTGAAGGGAACACAATCTCTAAATGTCCAGGAAAAACACAAGTTGTTTTAGCAACacttaaaagtttgaaaataaaacttCCTACAGATCTCCattctttttaaattcattttacaaaaataaatagctCAAAGCTTGAATAGCTCTGCTCGCAAATACTACAAAATGGAAATAACCTTTACTGTACCCTCTGatcacaatgcaaaaaagtaATGTTCTTTACTttcttcttctgtatttttgtcttgttttccagtttaaatgcttaaaaattcaTAAACCAAGATAGATTTGCTTGTTTTCAATTAATAAAGTTTTTGATTTGAAGTTTTCATACCCCACTGAcagatacatattttttatagttttaagcataaactcacttaattttgttctgtttctcagccttcatatcttcattttgcaactcaagtaaatgtatcttgatttaagaatgtttcgaTCTTTGTTCTGGAAAACAGGATAcaaatactaagaaaaaaaataataataataaataaataataatatatatatatatatatatatatatatatatatatatatatatatatatatatatatatatatatatatatatatatatattgtggtgcatgcaacatttaatgccatgactttatgaatttaagacagctctaatttaagacattttaaggccttaatttgtggaagagtgaattaagacattttaagacctgAGGGGCCAACTAGGAGGACTCTACAAACTTCTATGGTGTTCAcaggatgacttaaaattatttcagttgttgttatttattaatattgatattattatatatttatatattaaaacaatatatcttaataataaaaaaacacacacagaatcaggatacataaactgaaatcatatttattttttttccctctcaatcaatgtacattttttattgaaaaatgtacAGTTCAGTGTacactagtatatatatatatatattttttcccctaaTTAAATAAGCTATTAAGTCAGCTATAATTATAACACAACTGCAACAATAAGCAAACCTTATACCTGTCTAAAATCTGTTTTTCAAATACATGTACGCTATGTTAGTATTTTAATTAAcctgttaataaaatatttgccaTCGAGTTGTGACATACCAAGGAAAGGTTGCAGCTCTTGGAGAAGGTTTCTGAAGGCTGCCAGTAAAGCCTTTGCCCTGTCCCTCTCCTGTGACTCCCCCTCAGGCTGCTTGAGCCCCGTCCAGAACTCTGGAGCAACAAAAGTAGTCAAACGCACCTGCAGAGTCTCCAGCAGCCAACCCTCCACATACTGTCCCAGTCCATGTACACCCAGCAGCGTCAAGGCTTCAGAGAGAACCTCATCAGTCGAAACATTTGGTGGCAATGGAGACACCTAAAGAGTCATGGTTGGGTTTCAGCTTTTGGCACTCAAAGGGTACTTCAACAATGCTATAACCATGTACGAGTACCAAGGTACATGTCTTGTTAATGTAGCTAACATCAGAAGCTGGATTTAGCTTAGAAGCGATATCAGCATCCTTTTTACAGTCTAGTTACACTGTATGTGTACACTTACCAGTGCAGACGTCACTGTGTCCCAGGCAGCTGACAGCCCCTGTGGCACTGACTGCACCTCGTTCATCGGAGATGCACCGAGGCTCAGGTTGTAAACAATACTCATATACCCTGGGTGAAAAGTATAATATTCTGTGCAGTTATCATACGTGGATATTCATTTTACTCCGTgactgtttttatccaaaatcaTATTACCGAAGCCATTCAAAAgatcctcctcatcttcttcttctttttattttattgttgtttggctttaggtattattgttgtttttaccgccacctactggactggagtgtgggcAGTAGCTTGAAGGAAAggaagtaaacaataaaaataaattaataacctatatatttctattaaattctTTCACTTATcccagtatttttttaaataatacattaggAGACTATGTATTTCCCTAGACATTTTTCCTAGCAGATTTTCCACTGTCATGTTCTGTTTTCCAATTTGTGTTTCTAACTCCCTTCCTTCTTCTTCATAcctttttacaatataataaaatatgtttactgtctCTTGTATGTTGCAGTGGTTGCAAAGACCAGTGGGGTGTTTTCCTATTCtctgtaatttaaaatttaaaccagCATGACCTATTCTAAGACGTGCAATTATATTTCCTTCCTTTGGATTCCCACTTATGCCTacttatgccttttttttttttttttttttggtatgtccCTTAATAATGGTTTTGATTTCTGTTCTACATAACGGCATTTGTATATCAACTGTTCCGTGCTTTATTGAtcctcttgctttttttttttttttttttttttaggttttttttagtaatgaaaacttttttatatacaaCTCTAtcctaaattttaaaaaataaaagtctaacGGAAACAGCCGTGGTGACGCTTCTTGAACGTTCCCATGGATACAGGAGGGAGACTTGACTTAACTACTTCTGGAATGTGTTCTTTAAAGTTACTCTCCTCGCAGATGTGTACGATTTTAAGCCCGGTAAATTCGTGGCTTGCTAATTAAAGCATTAATCTGACTCAGAAGGTGCAACAAGCTAACAAACTTCACTGCTACGCTGCATGAAACGCTTTTTGTGATTAAACCAGTGCAGGCAGGCTTTTCGTTGTAGTTAGCGAGCTAGCCTGCTAATCAGAATGACCCAGCAAGGAGCTGCACTGCAAACCTACAACAATGAGCTTGTCAAGTGTAAGTAGACACGACCAAAACGTATAATTTTGGTGTCAGGGGGAACATAGATTttctttttgataattttttcttCTAGTTGCATGTACTTGTCATGGGTAGAAGAAACGTGAATGCTGCTAGTCTACGTTGACATTTGTAGTCATTATACAAGCTTTGAAGTGATTAGAAGACTAGTGTGACACTTATCAACCTTTGCCTTTCTTCTTTTCCTGAAAGAACTAGAAAAGAACAGCTTTAATAACCTATTGATTGCAAAGAAGATGTGTGTTTTCGTAAGAGACGTCAATATGATGTCCTTTAAAGTTTCTGGAGAAACGCAACGAATTCATTAAATGACATTCAGTGGTTTCAAGAAGAATTTGGACACGTGTATGTCAGTGTCATTGAATTAAATAAGTCAGATCAGAAGTCAGTTCTCTTTCAGAGTTGACATAGGTTCCCAGCAGAGTAACCACATGTGTAAGTTAGTTCATCACAATAACTATGAacatgaaatctgttttgtatctgttctagtttaaatgtttaaaatgaattcatcTCAAttcgcaaaaaaagttttttttttttgtcttagtacattattttaataaagactCATGCTCACgaaagctatatttattattattattacaaaaatacagcaaaaaaa encodes:
- the LOC109088459 gene encoding anaphase-promoting complex subunit 2-like isoform X2, with the protein product MSIVYNLSLGASPMNEVQSVPQGLSAAWDTVTSALVSPLPPNVSTDEVLSEALTLLGVHGLGQYVEGWLLETLQVRLTTFVAPEFWTGLKQPEGESQERDRAKALLAAFRNLLQELQPFLGGLERLGSWQDESCGGLSGSGAHGLTERAFSVIRAILLFSPPPVLHERVLEFYSRTFSVHMSQAGEAVEAEEGTAEHDEGGLCPGCATLPHLCWCLEALEQLQDLSHILSRLQLLERVSSEAVTSILHKLIEQRMEQRCRGEYESSFLTDFNDWLGQVLGWLSRVFASKVEEVGNDVTPSDGTTGQPANALLQRWHCHMHQFFCRIYVNMRIEELFSIIRDFPESIPAIEDLKFCLERTNQRQQLLASLKSAFETRLLHPGVHTSDIITVYISAIKALRELDPSMVILQVACQPIRKYLRTREDTVRQIVGSLTGDTEGCTDLANELSRADPVTLETQDSEDEGSDPEDWTPDPTDALTDKTGSKRRSSDIISLLVSIYGSKEIFINEYKTVLADRLLHQLNYNTAREIRNVELLKLRFGESHMHYCEVMLKDVADSRRINTNIREEESRLPVEEQSTLPLSAMIISSEFWPQLKDEKMELPSVISKAMEDYTHRFEKLKAMRTLRWKPHLGSVTLDVELEDRTIANLTVTPIHAAIILHFQEKGTWTLEELSGVLGVPQEMVRRKLALWQQQGVLREEAGGRYTVQETSSCRERSDRSVMLIESDEEGDSNTATQSEQREEKLQLFWAYIQAMLTNLESMTLERIHSMLRMFVAAGSGVTEMDVNELQAFLQKKVRAHQLIVSTGVYRLPKTTQ
- the LOC109088459 gene encoding anaphase-promoting complex subunit 2-like isoform X1, yielding MSIVYNLSLGASPMNEVQSVPQGLSAAWDTVTSALVSPLPPNVSTDEVLSEALTLLGVHGLGQYVEGWLLETLQVRLTTFVAPEFWTGLKQPEGESQERDRAKALLAAFRNLLQELQPFLGGLERLGSWQDESCGGLSGSGAHGLTERAFSVIRAILLFSPPPVLHERVLEFYSRTFSVHMSQAGEAVEAEEGTAEHDEGGLCPGCATLPHLCWCLEALEQLQDLSHILSRLQLLERVSSEAVTSILHKLIEQRMEQRCRGEYESSFLTDFNDWLGQVLGWLSRVFASKVEEVGNDVTPSDGTTGQPANALLQRWHCHMHQFFCRIYVNMRIEELFSIIRDFPESIPAIEDLKFCLERTNQRQQLLASLKSAFETRLLHPGVHTSDIITVYISAIKALRELDPSMVILQVACQPIRKYLRTREDTVRQIVGSLTGDTEGCTDLANELSRADPVTLETQDSEDEGSDPEDWTPDPTDALTDKTGSKRRSSDIISLLVSIYGSKEIFINEYKTVLADRLLHQLNYNTAREIRNVELLKLRFGESHMHYCEVMLKDVADSRRINTNIREEESRLPVEEQSTLPLSAMIISSEFWPQLKDEKMELPSVISKAMEDYTHRFEKLKAMRTLRWKPHLGSVTLDVELEDRTIANLTVTPIHAAIILHFQEKGTWTLEELSGVLGVPQEMVRRKLALWQQQGVLREEAGGRYTVQETSSCRERSDRSVMLIESDEEGDSNTATQSEQREEKLQLFWAYIQAMLTNLESMTLERIHSMLRMFVAAGSGVTEMDVNELQAFLQKKVRAHQLIVSTGVYRLPKTTQ